One Frankia alni ACN14a DNA window includes the following coding sequences:
- a CDS encoding multicopper oxidase family protein: MSVPTAAPTPPQGQPLRDPPQYVSQDGVLRVRILVERRQVELAGHRLWALTYNGLYMPPTLRFRPGDRLDLTMVNRVRPYTNLHIHGLHVSPAGNSDNVFIHIHPGETYHYVYQFPRTLTPGTYWYHSHGHPHAASQVAGGMSGIIIVDGLQRYLPPDLRHITEHVVALKDFQVQGDAIRTEDLHIGAATNRTVNGQRNPTIQIRPGETQLWRLANISANIYYRLRLPGQRFHVITQDASPVTRVWSADTLVIPAGARYDVLVQGGPAGPTALETLAYNTGPAGNSFPRQALATVVSSGPAMRPAVLPTTFDPRPRTDLGRAPIAARHTIVFSENSAGTQFYINGRTFDENRVDIRSRLDTVEEWTVRNESDEQHSFHVHTNRFQVMSIDGVPHHALSLQDTVNLPARGEAVVRIHFTDFTGKTVLHCHILNHEDMGMMAVLQIVR; the protein is encoded by the coding sequence ATGTCCGTGCCGACGGCGGCGCCCACACCGCCGCAGGGACAGCCGCTTCGGGACCCGCCGCAGTACGTGAGTCAGGACGGCGTCCTGCGGGTCCGTATCCTCGTGGAGCGCCGCCAGGTCGAGTTGGCCGGCCACCGGCTGTGGGCGCTGACCTACAACGGCCTGTACATGCCGCCGACGCTGCGATTCCGGCCGGGCGACCGGCTGGATCTGACGATGGTGAACCGCGTCCGCCCTTACACGAACCTGCATATCCACGGGCTGCACGTGTCGCCAGCCGGAAACTCCGACAACGTCTTCATCCACATCCATCCGGGCGAGACATATCATTACGTGTACCAGTTCCCTCGGACCCTGACGCCGGGGACCTACTGGTACCATTCCCATGGGCATCCGCATGCCGCGTCGCAGGTCGCCGGAGGGATGTCGGGAATCATCATCGTCGACGGCCTGCAGCGGTACCTTCCGCCGGATCTCCGTCACATCACCGAGCACGTCGTCGCCCTGAAGGACTTCCAGGTCCAGGGCGACGCGATCCGGACCGAGGACCTGCACATCGGAGCGGCGACGAACCGCACGGTCAACGGCCAGCGGAACCCGACCATCCAGATCCGGCCGGGCGAGACCCAGCTGTGGCGGCTGGCCAACATCAGCGCCAACATCTACTACCGACTGCGGCTGCCGGGGCAGCGGTTCCACGTGATCACGCAGGATGCGAGCCCCGTCACCCGGGTCTGGTCCGCGGACACTCTCGTCATTCCGGCCGGCGCCCGCTATGACGTACTCGTGCAGGGCGGCCCGGCCGGCCCCACCGCACTGGAAACCCTCGCCTACAACACCGGACCGGCAGGCAACAGTTTTCCCCGGCAGGCCCTCGCCACCGTCGTCTCCAGCGGTCCGGCGATGCGACCGGCGGTGTTGCCCACCACCTTCGACCCGAGACCGCGGACGGACCTGGGCCGCGCTCCCATCGCCGCGCGCCACACCATCGTCTTCTCGGAGAACAGCGCCGGAACCCAGTTCTACATCAACGGTCGGACCTTCGACGAAAACCGGGTCGACATCCGGTCCAGGCTCGACACGGTCGAGGAATGGACCGTCCGCAACGAGTCCGACGAGCAGCACTCCTTCCACGTGCACACCAACCGCTTCCAGGTGATGAGCATCGACGGCGTACCGCATCACGCACTGAGCCTGCAGGACACCGTGAACCTCCCCGCGCGGGGAGAGGCGGTCGTGCGGATCCATTTCACCGACTTCACCGGAAAGACGGTCCTGCACTGCCACATCCTCAACCACGAGGACATGGGCATGATGGCCGTCCTCCAGATCGTGAGATAG